The following are from one region of the Myotis daubentonii chromosome 2, mMyoDau2.1, whole genome shotgun sequence genome:
- the NOL12 gene encoding nucleolar protein 12 produces MGRNKKKKRDGDNRRPRLVLSFDEEKRREYLTGFHKRKVERKKAAIEEIKQRLKKEQKKLREERHQEYLKMLAEREEALEEADELDRLVTAKTESVQYDHPNHTVTVTTISDLDLSGARLLGLPPSDQGAGPGSEEEVSSMEKPTKALPRKSREPLLSQRISSLTASLHAHNRKKAKKKHPRRAQDSTKKPPSATRTSKTQRRRLTGKARHSGE; encoded by the exons ATGGGCCGCAACAAGAAGAAGAAGCGAGACGGCGACAACCGGCGGCCGCGGCTCGTTCTCAGCTTCGACGAGGAGAAGCGGCG GGAGTACCTGACAGGCTTCCACAAGCGGAAGGTGGAGCGGAAAAAGGCAGCCATAGAGGAGATCAAGCAGCGGCTCAAGAAGGAGCAGAAGAAGCTCCGGGAGGAG CGCCACCAAGAATACCTGAAAATGctggcagagagagaggaggcacTGG AGGAGGCGGACGAACTGGACCGGCTGGTGACGGCAAAGACAGAGTCAGTGCAGTATGACCACCCCAACCACACAGTCACCGTGACCACCATCAGTGACCTGGACCTCTCAGGGGCCCGGCTGCTCGGACTGCCCCCGTCTGAT CAAGGGGCCGGGCCTGGGTCTGAGGAGGAGGTGTCGTCCATGGAGAAGCCGACCAAAGCCTTACCCAGGAAGTCCAGAGAGCCCCTGCTGTCCCAGCG GATCTCCTCTCTCACGGCGTCACTGCATGCACACAACCGCAAAAAGGCCAAGAAGAAACATCCTCGACGAGCCCAGGACTCCACCAAGAAGCCCCCGAGTGCCACCCGTACCAGCAAGACCCAGCGCCGCCGGCTGACCGGCAAAGCCCGGCACAGCGGAGAGTGA
- the LGALS1 gene encoding galectin-1 has translation MACNLVASNLNLKPGECLRVRGEIAPDAKSFALNLGKDDNNMCLHFNPRFNIHGDINTIVCNSKDGGAWGAEQRETAFPFQPGSVAEVCISFDQADLTIQLPDGYSFKFPNRLNLEAINYLTAEGDFKIKCVAFD, from the exons ATGGCTTGT AATCTGGTCGCCAGCAACCTGAATCTCAAACCTGGGGAGTGCCTCCGAGTGCGGGGCGAGATAGCCCCCGACGCCAAGAG CTTCGCGCTGAACCTGGGCAAAGATGACAACAATATGTGCCTGCACTTCAACCCTCGCTTCAATATACATGGAGACATCAACACCATTGTGTGTAACAGCAAGGATGGCGGGGCCTGGGGGGCTGAGCAGCGGGAGACTGCCTTCCCCTTCCAGCCCGGAAGTGTTGCAGAG GTGTGCATCTCCTTCGACCAGGCCGACCTGACCATCCAGCTGCCAGATGGATACTCGTTCAAGTTCCCCAACCGCCTCAACCTGGAGGCCATCAATTACCTGACAGCTGAAGGTGACTTCAAGATCAAGTGTGTGGCCTTTGATTGA